The Alosa sapidissima isolate fAloSap1 chromosome 5, fAloSap1.pri, whole genome shotgun sequence genome has a window encoding:
- the rsf1b.1 gene encoding remodeling and spacing factor 1 isoform X3, protein MAASAAAAAPSPGLCPSFAVICSFLERYGALLDLPELTFPQLERYLQDNSSVPKLLVDLHVKLLRKIGKSVSADRWEKYLVKVCQEFNTTWAWELEKKGYKEMTVECKTGILKYLCECQFDDNVKFKTAVNEEDPEKMRLQPIGKDKDGLMYWFQLDQDHNVRVYVEEQDDLDGSSWKCIVRNRNDLAEMLALLKTHIDPALLVKKEGEEEATGTSANPEDQEKKGEDNGDVKKEEDVGNDADKPSEENKSPASSKSESQKDSTGNENMKQEVPAEDAALKDSHKGADVASEKPVGEPEEHTVKTTIKEEPMEVSKPTKAGSEVTASKLTGPPVTEPTEEARRKTAEEVQRAIKNDQQAKIPLKKREMKLSEDFDSNAGSGGSSVIVANTSLVTAKEPVKELNGDQVNGDMQPVKANESGTKFGIASTAAATTTTEVERRKEAQEEKMEASQTSGKKEESNKQQLEKAEKTEILAEKEKVSTLPSEEKMDVDKPEASSCIKSTGTPDDKQEKLHKLPQEVTSSIRKDNEPPFTTIRKAPSSEEKSTSSISDAKSSEMLDNHGVTPKGTTIPNSSKDKPDCSKESSTTSAQNDSKKLDGQKGTEKQPPDQTDKPAPPKSTEQVTLSPPNEEEKSRDPKEEDSSKTKKSSVSKTVGEPQVSVEKDTKKVGDNNKQTSPEDVGKSLTEDLSVSKKTSGLSVIRETKSPILIKKSEDATTKESEKTSTKEHDKPSTKESDKPSTKESNKPSVIKEQFTSETTTRVASVIKMDTSRSSDEKDKQTVISETDKKSPGQESTKSTPSVDKEKSPTSKEVVKSFPAKEFEHQPSTEKTEALKLKEKGSIEMEVSCRESGTKGTSKEIEKEKGHTPLASVANPKDADKLDSGKDKTSTSAPEVTPKETGKAEKEAKKLPEKSGPSAQSMEEPMEVQTSVSGPVKTSSVSEVGKAGEKKDAEKMDTIEKVKDKNNETKRVEKKDDAEKVEEKKDVFKKTEQLKDPSKQTEQLKDPPKQTEQKKDESKQAEQKKDESNKTDQKMDRSKTEEERKDESKKPDQKNDESKQAEQKKDPSKQAEQKKDESKKTDQKKDESKKTDQKKDESKQAEQKKDESKQAEVKNDESTKTEEKKDASKKAEEKKDASKKAVEKKDESKKDESRKAVEKKDESKHMEEKDCHAETTPMDCDEPAKKDAEKKKSTSESEHDPKQDGEKHEPSKAKKDHSGSEKSKEKDEEKTDEPDKSAAQTGDGECGENEGLHLKIRMAAHRRKAEVQREERRADSESEAVDGRGLRRSPRICRPTAKVAEIQDRKQEKKQITPLANKEAEKPENEEQEEEEEEECPVPVKKPKEKKVDTDGHPKSKGKRRRRTRWSNTRTRRKKKGSEDDDDDDDDEDGSSVEEESEEDDSDEDYKVEKRPRRTRNRRERNTDDSDTSSDDDLPPNDDPCKHCGLPNHPELILLCDSCDSGYHTACLRPPLMIIPDGEWFCPPCQHKLLCEKLEEQLTNLDAVLKKRERAERRKERLVYVGISVENIITPSVEVEEQKEPEVEKKEKKEVKKSKSWGRRSTRAKKFISYRFDEFDEAIEEAIEEDLKEAEGGGAGRGKDMANITGLRGKDMSTILSEDGKENGKPQRPNVGQRRKKRRRLNDLDSDSTVDEEESEDEFRISDSSEEEEFVVSENDADSDAEVKSGDDSDFGSTGNGPRFRGSAWSRKPVKRRWNTRQPRRRRRPKGYSDDEELEETEEEEDDEIVTEGSSEFSESDLDMRRRRSRRSLKKAVNYCETSESDGSQTAKNRDKMKPRKSLSSSESQASFSSRDSDEGERKKKRRRDSSEEDSKKRRRHLSLKRRKESEDSDDDSDDSEEEDRPIRKRVNRIDSDDSDEEEEEEKKSAPAEKESEESKRPPRLGLDEEDEEAAALVKGTSPLDYLVVDLPPTNGQSPMKGPEGLISRPPGGAVVGAAAGLLAHIGPKNPAAATAVAMTTNGLVPQEMPPPDEDEDDLLGVTDLVDYVCNSEQL, encoded by the exons ATGGCTGCTTCGGCAGCAGCGGCGGCTCCTTCCCCCGGGTTGTGCCCAAGCTTCGCCGTGATCTGCTCCTTTTTAGAGCGATATGGAGCCCTACTGGATTTACCCGAACTTACATTTCCACAGTTGGAAAGATATCTGCAGGATAACTCATCAG TTCCTAAGCTGTTGGTTGACCTCCACGTGAAGTTGCTAAGGAAAATTGGCAAGTCCGTCTCGGCAGATAGATGGGAGAAGTATCTTGTAAAG GTATGCCAGGAGTTCAATACTACCTGGGCATGGGAACTCGAGAAGAAGGGTTACAAAGAGATGACAGTGGAGTGTAAGACGGGGATTCTTAAA TACCTTTGCGAATGTCAGTTCGATGACAATGTCAAGTTCAAAACTGCAGTCAATGAGGAGGATCCTGAGAAGATGCGGCTACAGCCCATTGGGAAAGACAAAGATGGCTTGATGTATTGGTTTCAGTTAGACCAGGACCATAATGTGCGCGTCTATGTAGAAGAACAGGATGACCTGGATGGGTCATCATGGAAATGCATTGTTAG AAACCGGAATGATCTTGCTGAGATGCTAGCTCTGCTAAAGACGCATATTGACCCCGCGCTTCTGGtcaagaaggagggagaggaagaggccaCAGGCACTAGTGCAAACCCAGAAGACCAAGAAAAGAAGGGTGAAGACAACG GAGACGTGAAAAAAGAGGAAGACGTAGGAAATGATGCAGACAAGCCATCCGAGGAAAACAAGTCACCAGCATCTTCCAAGTCAGAGAGCCAAAAAGACAGCACAGGAAATGAGAACATGAAGCAGGAAGTCCCTGCTGAGGACGCAGCACTCAAAGACAGTCATAAAGGGGCAGACGTGGCATCAGAGAAACCCGTCGGAGAGCCAGAGGAACACACCGTGAAGACAACAATCAAAGAAGAGCCCATGGAggtatctaaaccaaccaaagctggCTCTGAGGTGACGGCTAGTAAACTGACCGGTCCGCCGGTGACCGAGCCTACAGAAGAGGCCAGGAGAAAAACGGCAGAGGAGGTCCAGCGAGCGATCAAGAACGACCAGCAGGCCAAAATCCCCCTGAAGAAGAGGGAGATGAAGCTGAGTGAGGACTTCGATAGCAATGCTGGCAGTGGTGGCTCGAGCGTTATCGTGGCAAATACGTCCCTCGTCACCGCCAAAGAGCCAGTCAAGGAGTTGAACGGAGATCAGGTCAACGGGGACATGCAGCCCGTGAAGGCAAACGAATCTGGTACAAAATTTGGAATCGCATCAACGGCAGCGGCAACAACAACGACAGAAGTGGAGAGGCGGAAAGAAGCACAGGAAGAAAAGATGGAGGCCTCACAAACCTCTGGGAAGAAGGAGGAATCAAACAAGCAGCAGTTAGAAAAGGCAGAGAAAACAGAAATCTTGgctgaaaaagaaaaagtgtCAACTCTTCCCTCAGAGGAAAAGATGGATGTGGATAAGCCTGAGGCCTCTAGTTGCATTAAAAGCACAGGTACGCCTGATGACAAGCAGGAGAAGTTACACAAGCTACCACAGGAAGTGACATCCTCTATCAGAAAGGACAACGAACCTCCTTTCACTACCATCAGAAAAGCTCCTTCGTCAGAGGAGAAATCGACGTCATCAATATCAGACGCAAAATCGTCTGAAATGTTAGATAATCATGGGGTCACACCAAAAGGAACCACCATTCCAAATTCTTCCAAAGACAAACCAGACTGTTCAAAAGAGTCAAGCACCACGTCAGCTCAGAACGATTCAAAAAAGCTGGATGGACAAAAAGGTACGGAAAAGCAACCACCTGACCAGACAGACAAACCTGCCCCTCCCAAAAGTACAGAGCAGGTGACTTTGTCTCCTCCTAATGAGGAAGAGAAATCTCGCGACCCAAAAGAAGAAGATAGCAGCAAGACAAAAAAATCGTCTGTCTCTAAAACTGTGGGTGAACCACAAGTCTCTGTTGAGAAAGACACAAAGAAAGTGGgagacaacaacaagcaaaCATCTCCAGAAGATGTAGGCAAATCTCTGACAGAAGACCTCAGTGTTTCCAAGAAGACCAGTGGCCTTTCTGTTATAAGAGAAACTAAGTCGCCAATCCTGATTAAAAAGAGCGAAGATGCAACCACTAAAGAAAGCGAAAAAACTTCCACTAAAGAACATGACAAACCATCTACTAAGGAAAGTGACAAGCCCTCCACTAAAGAAAGTAACAAACCATCTGTTATAAAGGAGCAGTTCACCTCTGAAACGACCACTAGAGTAGCCTCCGTCATAAAGATGGATACATCAAGATCATCTGATGAGAAAGATAAACAGACAGTTATCAGTGAAACAGACAAGAAATCCCCTGGCCAAGAATCCACAAAATCAACTCCATCTGTAGATAAAGAGAAATCCCCAACCTCAAAGGAAGTGGTAAAAAGTTTTCCAGCTAAAGAATTTGAACATCAGCCTTCCACTGAAAAGACAGAGGCATTGAAATTAAAAGAGAAAGGCAGCATAGAAATGGAAGTTAGCTGCAGGGAGTCAGGAACTAAAGGCACCTCAAAAGAAATTGAAAAGGAAAAGGGCCACACACCTTTAGCTTCTGTTGCTAACCCGAAGGATGCAGACAAACTGGATAGTGGTAAGGATAAGACTTCTACTTCTGCCCCCGAAGTGACCCCAAAGGAGACTGGCAAAGCAGAGAAAGAGGCAAAGAAATTGCCTGAAAAGAGTGGTCCTTCTGCCCAGAGCATGGAAGAGCCCATGGAGGTTCAGACATCTGTTTCTGGGCCTGTAAAAACCTCATCTGTCAGTGAGGTGGGAAaagcaggagaaaaaaaagatgctGAAAAGATGGACACGATTGAAAAGGTAAAAGACAAGAACAATGAGACCAAAAGGGTAGAAAAGAAGGATGATGCTGAAAAAGTTGAAGAGAAAAAGGATGTgttcaaaaagacagaacagctAAAGGATCCATCCAAACAGACAGAACAGCTAAAGGATCCACCCAAACAGACAGAACAGAAAAAGGATGAATCCAAACAGGCAGAACAGAAAAAGGATGAATCCAACAAAACAGATCAGAAAATGGATCGATCcaaaacagaggaagagaggaaggatgAATCCAAAAAACCAGATCAGAAAAACGATGAATCCAAACAGGCAGAACAGAAAAAGGATCCATCCAAACAGGCAGAACAGAAAAAGGATGAATCCAAAAAAACAGATCAGAAAAAGGATGAATCCAAAAAAACAGATCAGAAAAAGGATGAATCCAAACAGGCAGAACAGAAAAAGGATGAATCCAAACAG GCAGAAGTGAAGAATGATGAATCCACAAAGACAGAAGAGAAAAAGGATGCATCCAAAAAAGCTGAAGAAAAGAAGGATGCATCCAAAAAAGCAGTAGAGAAGAAGGATGAGTCCAAAAAGGATGAGTCCAGAAAGGCAGTAGAGAAGAAGGATGAGTCCAAACACATGGAAGAAAAGGACTGCCATGCCGAAACAACCCCCATGGACTGTGATGAGCCAGCCAAAAAGGacgcagaaaaaaagaaatctacATCAGAGTCAGAACATGACCCCAAACAAGATGGTGAAAAACATGAGCCCTCGAAGGCGAAGAAAGATCATAGTGGCTCCGAGAAGAGCAAGGAGAAGGATGAAGAAAAGACGGACGAGCCTGATAAATCGGCAGCCCAAACGGGAGATGGGGAGTGTGGTGAAAACGAAGGGTTGCACCTGAAGATCCGCATGGCGGCTCACCGCAGGAAAGCAGAGGTCCAGAGGGAGGAGCGGCGGGCCGACTCCGAGTCGGAGGCCGTAGATGGGAGGGGGCTCAGGAGATCTCCCCGGATCTGTCGCCCCACTGCCAAGGTGGCCGAGATCCAGGACAGGAAACAAGAGAAGAAACAGATCACGCCGCTGGCCAACAAAGAGGCTGAAAAGCCAGAGaatgaggagcaggaggaggaagaagaggaggagtgtcctgttccggtgaaaaaaCCCAAGGAGAAGAAAGTGGACACTGATGGACATCCAAAGTCAAAG GGTAAACGGCGGAGGCGAACACGCTGGTCAAACACTCGAACACGACGGAAAAAGAAAGGTTCGGAGgatgacgacgatgatgatgatgacgaagaTGGGTCGAGCGTTGAAGAGGAATCTGAGGAAGACGACAGTGATGAGGACTACAAAGTGGAGAAGCGACCCCGAAGGACGAGGAACCGCAGAGAGAGGAACACCGACGACTCCGACACGTCTTCCGATGATGACCTCCCGCCAAACGATGATCCATGTAAACACTGTGGCCTGCCAAACCATCCTGAACTG ATTCTGCTGTGCGACTCGTGTGATAGTGGGTACCACACGGCCTGTCTCAGACCACCCCTAATGATCATCCCTGATGGAGAATGGTTCTGCCCCCCATGCCAGCAT AAGCTCCTGTGTGAAAAACTGGAAGAGCAATTAACAAATCTCGATGCTGTGTTAAAGAAAAGAGAGCGCGCTGAGCGAAG AAAAGAGCGTCTAGTCTATGTTGGCATCAGTGTGGAGAACATCATCACTCCATCG GTGGAAGTGGAGGAGCAGAAGGAACCGGAAGTGgaaaagaaggaaaagaaagaagttAAAAAGAGCAAAAGCTGGGGTCGGAGGTCAACAAGGGCAAAGAAATTCATAAGCTACAG GTTTGACGAGTTTGATGAAGCCATTGAGGAGGCAATTGAAGAGGATCTCAAGGAAGCAGAAGGTGGAG GAGCTGGTCGGGGGAAGGACATGGCCAACATTACAGGCCTCCGAGGAAAGGACATGTCCACCATTTTGAGTGAAGATGGAAAGGAGAATGGAAAGCCACAGCGTCCAAACGTCGGACAGCGGAGGAAGAAGCGGCGACGTCTCAACGACCTGGACAGCGACAGTACGGTGGACGAGGAGGAGAGCGAGGATGAGTTCCGCATCAGCGACAG CTCTGAAGAGGAGGAGTTTGTGGTGTCCGAGAACGATGCGGATAGTGATGCTGAAGTCAAGTCCGGTGACGACAGCGACTTCGGGAGCACGGGCAACGGCCCACGGTTCCGGGGCTCAGCGTGGTCCAGGAAGCCTGTTAAGCGCCGGTGGAATACACGGCAGCCACGCCGACGCCGGCGGCCCAAAGGCTACTCCGACGACGAAGAACTGGAGGAGACtgaagaggaagaagatgaCGAGATCG TAACAGAGGGCTCAAGTGAGTTCAGCGAGAGCGATCTGGACATGCGGAGGCGGCGCTCCCGCCGGAGTCTGAAAAAGGCAGTGAACTACTGTGAAACGTCCGAATCGGACGGCTCCCAGACTGCCAAGAACAGGGACAAAATGAAGCCCCGCAAGAGCCTCTCCAGCTCTGAGAGTCAAG CAAGCTTCAGTTCCCGAGACTCCGATGAGGGGGAGCggaagaaaaagaggaggagagattcCTCAGAGGAGGACTCGAAGAAACGGCGGAGGCACCTCTCCCTCAAGCGAAGGAAAGAGTCCGAGGACAGCGACGACGACTCGGACGACTCTGAGGAGGAAGACCGCCCGATCCGCAAACGGGTGAATCGCATCGACTCTGACGACTccgatgaggaggaagaggaggagaagaagagtgcGCCGGCAGAGAAGGAGTCGGAGGAGTCCAAGAGGCCACCGCGTCTCGGCCTggacgaggaggacgaggaggcggCAGCTCTGGTAAAGGGGACCAGCCCGCTGGACTACCTCGTGGTCGACCTTCCCCCGACCAACGGACAGAGCCCGATGAAGGGGCCAGAGGGCTTGATCTCCCGGCCACCGGGAGGCGCTGTAGTCGGGGCTGCCGCGGGCCTTTTGGCCCACATCGGCCCCAAGAACCCAGCCGCGGCCACGGCCGTCGCCATGACAACCAATGGCCTGGTTCCACAGGAGATGCCCCCGCCCGACGAGGACGAGGATGACCTGCTGGGCGTCACAGACCTTGTTGACTATGTCTGCAACAGCGAACAGTTGTAA